Proteins encoded by one window of Lathyrus oleraceus cultivar Zhongwan6 chromosome 1, CAAS_Psat_ZW6_1.0, whole genome shotgun sequence:
- the LOC127115480 gene encoding uncharacterized protein LOC127115480, with protein MQIEKENEENAMDSFLCPSFSTYTSNNLNDVVQQVINENDHSHSQNDDFEFVAFQKTSHEVLFDHRRRNTTHRVFPMFNRDGDKRNPDAVEVSVPLRQLINRDADRKKSDAAEISIPLRKLMIGDEKRNIYPPSPSSSEVGDDLDAVPPGSYCSWTPKSPMCCPIKSKKSNSTGSSSNSSSKRWKFLSLLRRSKSDGKEKLILVTPSLEFMKETKVENSNVKSGGKGSVEKSFAKVVGKKTPVTERNIPAPVTAMEAFYLRKKEIKRKAYLPYKQELIGFGVGFNANIGRGFPLHV; from the coding sequence ATGCAAATAGAAAAAGAAAACGAAGAGAACGCAATGGACTCGTTCTTGTGTCCAAGTTTCAGCACTTATACTTCTAATAACTTAAACGACGTCGTTCAACAAGTTATCAACGAAAACGACCACTCCCACTCCCAAAACGACGATTTCGAATTCGTTGCTTTTCAAAAAACTTCTCATGAGGTTCTCTTCGATCACCGCCGCCGCAATACGACTCACAGAGTTTTCCCGATGTTTAACCGTGACGGCGATAAGAGAAATCCTGATGCGGTGGAAGTTTCAGTTCCGTTGCGGCAATTGATAAATCGTGACGCCGACAGAAAGAAATCCGATGCGGCGGAGATTTCGATTCCGTTACGGAAGTTAATGATCGGAGATGAGAAGCGGAATATTTATCCTCCGTCTCCGTCTTCATCGGAGGTAGGAGACGATCTTGATGCGGTTCCGCCGGGATCGTATTGCTCGTGGACACCGAAGTCTCCGATGTGTTGTCCGATCAAATCCAAGAAAAGCAATTCGACTGGTTCGTCGTCTAATTCTTCTTCGAAGCGATGGAAGTTTCTGAGTTTACTCAGACGAAGTAAAAGCGACGGAAAAGAAAAGTTGATTCTCGTAACTCCGTCATTAGAATTTATGAAGGAAACGAAAGTGGAGAATTCGAATGTGAAAAGCGGTGGAAAAGGAAGCGTAGAGAAGAGCTTTGCCAAAGTTGTCGGAAAAAAGACTCCGGTAACGGAGAGGAATATTCCGGCACCGGTGACGGCAATGGAAGcgttttatttaagaaaaaaagaGATTAAGAGAAAAGCTTATTTACCGTATAAGCAAGAGTTAATTGGTTTTGGTGTTGGTTTTAATGCTAATATTGGAAGAGGTTTTCCTCTTCATGTTTGA